In one window of Bemisia tabaci chromosome 4, PGI_BMITA_v3 DNA:
- the Iyd gene encoding iodotyrosine deiodinase 1, translating into MLGEINSPFIETYWQHILLGAVCYWATRYLMSFSLINTLAKEAKKIRQVRQQNSGGDSEDSEDFALNPEDVEPVASSALPVDLPHVPYEFTRLPPEESLKRAEEFYQLMNSRRTLRFFSDEPVPVEILHKIIHTAGTSPSGAHTEPWTFVLVSEKDLKQKIRDIVEEEERINYERRMSKQWTTDLKPLRTCWVKEYLTVAPYLLLVFKQQYSYTDDGKKKLHYYHDVSINLASGILLSAIHYAGLVTLTSTPLNCGPALRAMFNRPSYEKLTLLLPIGYPAKDATVPDLKRKPLSDILIEFH; encoded by the exons ATGCTCGGAGAAATCAATTCGCCTTTTATTGAGACGTACTGGCAGCACATTCTGCTGGGTGCTGTGTGCTACTGGGCTACAAGGTACCTGATGAGTTTCTCGCTCATCAATACGCTTGCCAAGGAGGCCAAGAAAATCCGCCAAGTTCGACAACAAAATTCTG GTGGAGACAGTGAGGATAGCGAGGACTTCGCGCTGAACCCGGAAGATGTGGAGCCGGTGGCAAGCAGCGCTCTCCCAGTGGACCTGCCCCACGTGCCCTACGAGTTCACCCGACTCCCGCCCGAGGAATCCCTGAAACGGGCCGAAGAATTCTACCAACTCATGAACTCGCGAAGAACCTTGCGCTTCTTCAGCGATGAGCCGGTCCCGGTCGAGATCCTTCACAAAATTATCCACACTGCAG GAACATCGCCAAGTGGAGCACACACAGAACCGTGGACTTTCGTTCTGGTTTCTGAAAAAGACCTCAAACAAAAAATCCGCGATATCGTTGAGGAAGAGGAGAGGATAAATTACGAACGCAGAATGA GTAAACAATGGACAACAGATCTGAAGCCGTTACGTACATGCTGGGTGAAAGAATACCTGACAGTGGCCCCATATTTACTGCTCGTTTTCAAACAGCAGTACAGCTACACCGACGATGGCAAGAAGAAGCTTCACTACTATCATGACGTCAGCATCAATTTAGCCTCGGGCATACTGCTCTCTGCAATACAC taTGCAGGTTTGGTGACATTGACGAGCACTCCTTTGAACTGCGGCCCAGCTTTGAGGGCAATGTTCAACCGCCCCTCGTACGAGAAACTCACGCTACTCTTGCCAATTGGCTACCCAGCGAAAGATGCCACCGTTCCTGATCTTAAGCGGAAACCACTTTCGGACATTTTAATTGAGTTTCATTGA